TGAACGCGCTGACCAAGGAGGTTGAAGAGTTCGACCTTGATCGGCGATGCTGTTTCCGCGCTGATGCTAACAGACGCGGCACGCGCAATCGGATGCGGCGAGACCCTTGAGACGGCAAGACCATTGACCCCGATGTCAAGCGAGATGGCCTCGCTGAGATCGGACGCCCCATCCATGTCGAACTGGCGGAGACGGAACTGGTGCGTACCCGGTGCGAGGTCGCGCACCGTAAACTGGTAGTCCGTCTGCTGCGTGGTGGTCCCCTGCCCTTCGACCGAGCCTACTGTTGCGAATCCGGCGCCGGGAGCCGCGTGCTCAATCACGAAGCGGTCGTTGTTCGTCTCGGACAGGGTCTTCCACGAGAGGATGGCGTTCCGGCCGTTCGGTAGGACATCGAAGGCCGAGAGTTCGACGGGAAGCTGCGATTCAACCGTGTGATACGGTCCACCCGAATACGTGTCGAACGATGCATTGAAGCCCGGCTGACTCGACCCTGTGTAATCGCCAGGAACAGTCTCGTTTGAAAAGAAGGCGCTACTGCTCACAACAACGGCGAAGACCTGAACATACATATCGCTCGTCGCACCGAACTCAGAAAATGGGATGGCAAGTTCGATGCCTGTGTCACTTCCACCCGAATTGTCCGTTGCGAACGTAAATGTCGCACCGCCGGGCCCGTACCCGTCGCGGACGTTCCGGATTGATCCATCGAACCGACGTATGTAGCGGCTGGAGTACCGCCTATGACGTTTGCTGCATCAAAATAGACGTCCGTATTTGAACTGCCAGTGTTGAATGCATACATCGCATCCACGTCGAAAGCGGCCGAAAAGTCAGTGCCACCACTACCACCGATGTAGTGCCCTCCTCCGGAAACCGCCAGCGCGGTGCCAGCCGCCCGGCCATCCGGGGCACCGGGGCCTAGAATATTGATCCAGACTCCGATCCCGTCGCTGGTTGACGTGGACATTGCTCCGACGATCCCGAGGTACAACATATCATTGGACGAGTCGGCGTACTTCACGATCTTCTGAACATCCGTTCCGTTACTAAAGCTGTTATTACTGTTTTGCTTCGTTCCAATCTCCGTGTATTGCACATCCGTCAGGTCTCCATCCACTGTTGGTTGTGCGGAAACTGAAAGCACTCCCGAAAACAGTACGCCGAGCACGACGAGCCCGGCTGTCCAAATCGTATCGAGTCGAATCATAGTCCCCCCTTATTCTCTGAGTTGATGTTCGCGAACGTGCAAGTGCACCCAAAGCACTACGCACGAAAATATTTAGAATGATTGAAGTCTCGCGGATTATGGAGGAAATGTCAAATGTTCTAATAAGGGGAATCCATCCGTCGACGGCATTCAGCGTGTAGTCGAGCGTCGCCCGTTTTTCGTGGCCGGACGGGGCCGCGGGGCGTGGCGGCAAACGGTTTGGCCGAACACCAACGACGAACCGGCCCCGCGGAAGCAGGCGGCCCGGCAGAACGGTGGGCGGAGCACCCTGTCCGGGCCTCCTGAGGCAGTTATATTTTCACCTATAAAAAAGCCTCCCGGGGCACAGGAGCCACGGGAGGCATAACGACTCAGTGACCGAGTGAGCATCAGAGATAAATGTACGACGCGATCAGAAAGTAGACGGTGAGGCCGAGGATGTCGTTGAGAGTGGTGACGAACGGCCCCATGGCGCTCGCGGGGTCGATGCCGAACCGGGTGAGGATGAAGGGAATGAGGGCGCCATTCGTCGTGGCCATGACACTGATCGTGAGCATCGTCAGGCCGAGGGTAGCGACCAGCAGACTCGGGTCGCCCAGGTCAAAGACGGCGACGGCCGTGCACAGAAGGGCAGCAACGACCGCCCCGTTGA
The nucleotide sequence above comes from Longibacter salinarum. Encoded proteins:
- a CDS encoding T9SS type A sorting domain-containing protein; the protein is MYVQVFAVVVSSSAFFSNETVPGDYTGSSQPGFNASFDTYSGGPYHTVESQLPVELSAFDVLPNGRNAILSWKTLSETNNDRFVIEHAAPGAGFATVGSVEGQGTTTQQTDYQFTVRDLAPGTHQFRLRQFDMDGASDLSEAISLDIGVNGLAVSRVSPHPIARAASVSISAETASPIKVELFNLLGQRVQTLYTGTVNSGRTKVVDIDADGIPSGTYFIRTTSNMGNDVQRISVVR